From Anopheles funestus chromosome 3RL, idAnoFuneDA-416_04, whole genome shotgun sequence, a single genomic window includes:
- the LOC125769686 gene encoding uncharacterized protein LOC125769686 has translation MENTQIDEEQLIDMVENIPLLWNVQDPNYHNRRMEKEAWDHISDAFGVNGNTIKKKWTILRSQYHRELARLNQPTGSAAASLSKWKHFHQLSFLSDVFTSRNMVGNMPSIEMTEEYLDLSDNEDVPPASVSGFANTSTPNSITANRQDKSKLSKQSDLSNIALQILRTEKEKLQHLNKQSSNYLFASSFAEPLDKLPQE, from the exons ATGGAAAATACTCAAATTGACGAGGAACAGCTGATCGACATGGTCGAGAACATTCCTCTCCTATGGAATGTGCAAGACCCCAATTACCACAACCGTAGGATGGAGAAAGAAGCATGGGACCACATCAGCGATGCGTTTGGAGTGAATG gtaacactattaaaaaaaagtggacCATATTGCGCAGCCAGTACCACCGTGAGCTGGCAAGGTTAAATCAACCAACCGGCTCAGCCGCTGCTAGTCTTAGTAAATGGAAACATTTCCATCAATTATCTTTTCTTTCGGATGTCTTTACTTCGAGGAACATGGTAGGAAACATGCCATCCATAGAGATGACGGAag AATACCTTGATTTGTCGGACAACGAAGATGTGCCACCAGCTTCAGTGTCCGGTTTTGCAAATACGTCCACTCCAAACTCGATAACAGCAAACCGGCAAGACAAGTCAAAACTGTCGAAGCAAAGCGATCTTTCCAACATTGCTTTGCAAATATTGCGAACGGAGAAGGAGAAACTACAACACCTGAACAAGCAAAGTAGCAATTACTTGTTCGCTTCTAGTTTTGCAGAGCCGTTGGACAAACTGCCACAAGAGTAG
- the LOC125769688 gene encoding putative nuclease HARBI1: MLNPLFFMNHSDNGERNLAAHRRQMRKQLDPLELSDKAFIQNFRIPKTLFNEILNKIEPLIAPKHNRGLSAKEKLAITSRFLAQGSYQQGVGNDFIMPIGQSTFSETLDQTLEVLERKLAYAVKIDLTNDEKADARRYFYAKLPVPGVVMCVDGTHIRIVAPHDNPIQYYNRKGFYSLNALMVDIETDVI; the protein is encoded by the exons atgTTAAATCCTCTATTTTTCATGAATCATAGTGATAATGGTGAGAGAAATCTGGCAGCACACCGTAGGCAAATGCGGAAACAGTTAGATCCGCTTGAATTATCAGATAAAGC atttattcaaaattttcgCATTCCGAAGACGCTATTCAATGAAATTCTCAATAAAATAGAACCATTAATTGCCCCCAAACATAACCGTGGCTTatcggcaaaagaaaaactggcGATCACATCACGGTTTTTGGCTCAAGGATCCTATCAACAGGGAGTTGGCAACGATTTCATTATGCCAATTGGACAATCCACGTTTTCTGAAACGTTGGATCAAACCTTGGAAGTCCTAGAGCGTAAACTAGCCTATGCCGTAAAAATAGATCTGACCAATGACGAGAAGGCAGACGCCAGGAGATATTTTTACGCTAAATTACCAGTGCCTGGTGTAGTGATGTGCGTTGATGGAACGCATATTAGAATTGTTGCGCCTCACGACAACCCAATTCAATACTACAATAGAAAAGGGTTTTACAGTCTAAACGCTTTGATGGTAGATATTGAAACTGACGTTATTTAA